A DNA window from Acetilactobacillus jinshanensis contains the following coding sequences:
- the rnmV gene encoding ribonuclease M5, whose amino-acid sequence MKKIKEVIVVEGKDDTAQIHKAVNADTIETRGSAVSLHTLQLIKKLAKERGIIIFTDPDFSGERIRRIVSRAVTNAKHAFIPRDKAVPKHSTGSLGVEHAAPEVIREALAKAYPARVNEKPKLKESQLVKLGLIGGPDSRVRRTKLCKILNIGYVNGKQLSKRLQMFGITEKQLNDAMKQMKTEDQNE is encoded by the coding sequence ATGAAAAAGATTAAAGAAGTCATTGTTGTTGAGGGTAAAGATGATACCGCCCAAATCCATAAGGCCGTGAATGCCGACACGATTGAAACCCGTGGCTCGGCTGTATCATTGCATACGCTTCAGCTGATTAAGAAATTGGCTAAGGAACGTGGCATCATCATCTTTACCGATCCAGACTTTTCAGGTGAACGAATTCGCAGGATCGTTTCCCGTGCCGTAACTAACGCTAAACACGCTTTTATTCCACGTGATAAGGCGGTACCGAAACATAGTACCGGATCATTAGGTGTTGAACATGCTGCCCCAGAAGTAATTCGGGAAGCTTTGGCTAAAGCTTATCCCGCACGAGTTAATGAGAAGCCGAAGTTAAAAGAAAGCCAATTAGTGAAGCTAGGCCTGATCGGTGGTCCTGATTCACGAGTTCGTCGGACTAAGTTATGTAAGATTTTGAACATCGGCTACGTTAACGGTAAACAGTTATCAAAACGGCTCCAGATGTTTGGGATCACCGAAAAACAACTTAATGACGCAATGAAGCAGATGAAAACGGAGGATCAGAATGAATAA
- the rpoE gene encoding DNA-directed RNA polymerase subunit delta: MKLGKLDTENKDELSMVEVAHAILQKRGDVLSFADLTNEIQKYMGASNANIRSRIVQFYTDLNTDGSFISLGDNLWGLRTWYPYNSINEATVKPEDEDATAPKQPRRKIDAFLDDASENDDVIDYNESSDDENLNSEERGYREDLKHSGNDNPLTEEEFNKTQNKRKDN, from the coding sequence TTGAAGCTAGGCAAGCTTGATACTGAAAACAAAGATGAATTATCGATGGTTGAAGTTGCCCACGCAATTTTACAAAAACGTGGCGATGTTTTATCTTTCGCTGACTTAACTAACGAAATTCAGAAGTACATGGGTGCTTCCAATGCCAACATTCGAAGCCGAATTGTTCAGTTCTACACGGATTTGAACACTGACGGCAGTTTCATCTCATTAGGTGATAACTTATGGGGCTTACGCACCTGGTATCCATATAATTCCATCAACGAAGCTACGGTTAAGCCCGAAGATGAAGATGCTACGGCACCTAAACAGCCTCGTCGTAAAATTGACGCCTTTTTAGATGACGCTAGTGAAAACGATGACGTTATCGACTACAACGAAAGTTCTGACGACGAAAACTTGAATTCCGAAGAACGTGGTTACCGTGAAGACCTTAAGCATTCAGGTAATGATAACCCGTTGACTGAAGAAGAATTTAACAAGACCCAGAATAAGCGTAAAGATAATTAA
- a CDS encoding ribose-phosphate diphosphokinase, producing the protein MKPYSDPKLKLFALNSNRPLAEKIAKNIGVKLGKAKVDQFSDGEIQVELGESVRGDNVYIIQSTSAPVNDNLMEILIMVDALRRASAATINVVMPYYGYARQDRKAKPREPITAKLVANMIEAAGADRVVTMDLHAAQIQGFFDIPVDHLMCAPLFADYYMRKGFNGNNGKDVVVSPDHGGVSRARKLAEFLHAPIAIIDKRRPRPNVAQIMNVIGDVKGKRCLMVDDIVDTAGTITLGAQALKDEGATSVYACATHGVLSGPAIDRISNSPIKEMLLSDTINIPKAKLDGAPNIKQISVAPLIADAIIHIHENKPLSPLFKKRFHNK; encoded by the coding sequence ATGAAACCATATTCCGATCCAAAATTAAAACTTTTTGCATTAAACTCTAACCGACCTTTAGCAGAAAAGATTGCTAAAAACATCGGTGTTAAATTAGGCAAAGCCAAGGTTGATCAATTCAGCGATGGCGAAATCCAGGTTGAATTAGGTGAAAGTGTCCGTGGTGACAACGTCTACATTATTCAATCCACTTCAGCACCCGTTAACGATAACTTAATGGAAATCCTGATCATGGTCGACGCTCTTCGTCGTGCCAGTGCCGCAACCATTAACGTTGTTATGCCTTACTACGGTTATGCTCGTCAAGACCGTAAGGCTAAGCCACGTGAACCAATCACCGCTAAGTTAGTTGCCAACATGATCGAAGCCGCTGGTGCTGACCGTGTCGTTACCATGGATCTCCATGCTGCTCAGATTCAAGGCTTCTTTGACATTCCGGTTGATCATTTAATGTGTGCTCCGTTATTCGCTGACTATTACATGCGCAAAGGCTTTAACGGTAACAACGGTAAAGACGTTGTCGTATCACCAGATCACGGTGGTGTTAGCCGTGCCCGTAAGTTAGCTGAATTCTTACACGCACCGATCGCCATTATCGATAAACGTCGTCCTCGTCCAAACGTTGCTCAGATCATGAACGTTATCGGTGACGTTAAGGGCAAGCGCTGCTTAATGGTCGATGATATCGTTGATACTGCCGGTACCATTACTTTAGGTGCTCAGGCCTTGAAAGACGAAGGTGCCACCTCCGTTTACGCTTGTGCTACTCATGGTGTTCTTTCTGGTCCAGCAATTGACCGCATTAGTAACTCACCGATCAAGGAAATGTTACTATCTGATACCATTAACATCCCAAAGGCTAAGTTAGATGGTGCTCCAAACATTAAGCAGATTTCGGTTGCTCCGTTGATCGCCGATGCCATTATTCACATTCATGAAAACAAGCCTTTGAGCCCGTTATTCAAGAAGCGTTTCCATAACAAGTAA
- the yidA gene encoding sugar-phosphatase, with product MDIKMIGIDIDGTLVNDKKQLTPVTEKVIKAAMRKGVKIVICTGRPLAGTQQYLNQLGITGRDNYVVGFNGAIAQSTDGEIIDDYRLSYDNFLTNEMISRKFGVNFQIETPNAIYALNRDISKYTVYEARLVHLPLKYRTPEEIKPDLSISKTMWISEPDKITNLKKHIPQSLKDRMYIVQTEPVFLEAMHKGVSKGQTLIKLASQIGLKPENVMAMGDQGNDVSLMKYAGLGVGMANGIEDVKRNADFITKNNNENGVAYAIKKFVLDK from the coding sequence ATGGACATTAAAATGATTGGGATCGACATTGACGGGACCTTAGTTAACGATAAAAAGCAACTAACTCCCGTCACCGAAAAGGTAATCAAAGCCGCCATGCGAAAAGGCGTCAAGATCGTTATCTGTACCGGCCGACCGTTAGCTGGTACTCAACAATACTTAAACCAGCTTGGAATCACGGGCCGTGACAATTATGTCGTCGGCTTCAACGGTGCCATCGCTCAGAGTACTGACGGTGAAATTATCGATGATTACCGTTTAAGTTACGATAATTTCTTAACGAACGAAATGATCAGCCGTAAGTTCGGCGTTAATTTCCAAATTGAAACCCCGAACGCCATTTACGCTTTAAACCGTGACATCAGTAAATACACCGTTTACGAAGCTCGTCTGGTCCACTTACCATTAAAATATCGGACTCCAGAAGAAATTAAGCCTGACCTAAGCATCTCCAAGACGATGTGGATCAGTGAACCTGATAAAATCACTAATCTAAAGAAGCACATCCCACAATCATTAAAGGACCGGATGTATATCGTTCAGACTGAACCGGTCTTCTTGGAAGCTATGCACAAAGGTGTTTCCAAGGGTCAAACCCTAATCAAGTTAGCCAGTCAAATTGGCCTTAAGCCAGAAAACGTAATGGCCATGGGTGATCAAGGTAACGATGTTTCCCTTATGAAATACGCTGGCTTAGGCGTTGGTATGGCCAACGGCATTGAAGACGTTAAACGAAATGCTGATTTTATAACTAAGAACAATAACGAAAACGGTGTTGCTTACGCCATCAAGAAATTTGTTTTAGATAAATAA
- a CDS encoding DUF72 domain-containing protein: protein MISLSLTTWSDHPLFTNHPKDFNSKATLTQYASYLPAVEVDMPFYRIPPVSTVENWQRQVPAQFQFILKANRLMTKHDYYHPATPDERNMAFKRFQKCVEPLIKKHQLKTVLFQFPPYFQRNSKNANYLKEIRKRLPKLPITVEFRNPSWYRDRKIETWVAELLARLGMTEAIVDEPNNVNNGVPFLPVITNHHLIVLRLHGRNSYGWFHQGKNWRRTRTLYRYSPQELKDLAKLVKQLSKDAHEVCVIFNNNSAKDAAPNAMQLKHLLHLHFKHLAPRQPRQMNLF, encoded by the coding sequence GTGATTAGTTTGAGTCTGACCACCTGGAGTGATCACCCGTTATTTACGAATCACCCGAAGGATTTTAACAGTAAAGCTACGTTGACTCAGTATGCATCTTATTTACCCGCGGTTGAAGTCGACATGCCGTTTTACCGAATTCCACCGGTTTCAACTGTCGAAAATTGGCAGCGTCAGGTTCCAGCTCAGTTTCAGTTCATTTTAAAGGCCAATCGGTTGATGACTAAGCATGATTATTATCACCCGGCAACACCCGATGAACGAAATATGGCGTTTAAACGGTTTCAGAAATGTGTTGAACCGTTAATTAAGAAACATCAATTAAAGACGGTTCTCTTTCAGTTCCCGCCGTATTTCCAACGGAATTCAAAGAATGCGAATTACCTAAAGGAAATTCGGAAACGCTTACCGAAACTACCGATTACCGTGGAATTTAGGAATCCGAGCTGGTACCGAGACCGCAAGATCGAAACGTGGGTCGCGGAATTACTAGCTCGACTCGGAATGACCGAAGCGATCGTTGATGAACCTAATAACGTGAATAACGGGGTGCCGTTTTTACCGGTAATCACTAATCACCATCTGATTGTTTTACGACTGCATGGCCGGAATAGTTACGGCTGGTTTCACCAGGGCAAAAATTGGCGAAGAACCAGGACGCTGTATCGTTATAGCCCTCAGGAGTTGAAGGACCTTGCTAAATTGGTTAAACAATTATCAAAGGACGCCCATGAGGTCTGCGTAATCTTTAACAATAATTCTGCTAAAGATGCCGCACCTAACGCGATGCAACTGAAACATCTGCTTCATCTGCATTTCAAGCACCTAGCGCCTCGACAGCCTCGGCAAATGAACCTCTTTTAG
- the glmU gene encoding bifunctional UDP-N-acetylglucosamine diphosphorylase/glucosamine-1-phosphate N-acetyltransferase GlmU: MPKKTRNTIILAAGKGTRMKSKLYKVLHHVCGRTMVNHVLTQVEKTKMDNIVTIVGYGSNAVKNELGNRTKYAVQKKQLGTGDAVLQAEPILKNLDGDTMVVSGDTPLFKASTFEKLFNYHDDTHADVTIMTSKAPDPTGYGRIVRNDLGIVEKIVEQKDATKAEQAIHEINTGVYVFNNRKLFKALHQITNNNAQHEYYLTDVIQVLKQAGDNIEAYQMDDFYQSLGVNDRPALALANQVMYKRINNYFMNHGVSILDPSHTYIDVDVKIGPDTLIEPGVRIHSGTVIGKHCVIGANSEIFNCKLHDHVHVISSYLQDSEMDEYSNIGPYSHLRPKAKIGPHVHLGNFVEVKAATIGAGTKVGHLTYIGNAKLGKNINVGCGVIFCNYDGAHKHTSTVGDDSFIGSNSDLIAPVHLADHTFIAAGTNVTKDVNQYDMAIARSRQTNKPGYYKKLPYRG, encoded by the coding sequence ATGCCAAAGAAAACCCGCAATACAATTATCCTGGCTGCCGGAAAAGGTACCAGGATGAAATCAAAATTGTATAAGGTTTTGCATCACGTCTGCGGTAGAACCATGGTGAACCATGTTTTGACCCAGGTCGAAAAGACAAAGATGGACAATATCGTTACGATTGTCGGCTATGGTTCAAACGCCGTTAAAAATGAATTAGGTAATCGAACTAAGTACGCTGTTCAAAAGAAACAACTTGGAACTGGGGATGCCGTTTTACAGGCTGAACCGATCCTTAAGAATTTAGATGGTGACACCATGGTGGTTAGTGGTGATACCCCGCTTTTTAAAGCCAGTACCTTTGAAAAGTTATTTAATTACCATGATGATACTCACGCTGACGTTACAATCATGACGTCCAAAGCACCAGACCCAACTGGTTACGGTCGAATCGTTCGTAACGATCTTGGTATCGTTGAAAAGATCGTTGAACAGAAGGACGCTACCAAGGCTGAACAGGCAATCCACGAAATCAATACTGGAGTTTACGTTTTTAATAACCGGAAGTTATTTAAGGCTCTGCATCAGATTACTAATAATAATGCTCAGCATGAATATTATTTGACCGACGTCATCCAGGTCTTAAAGCAGGCCGGCGATAATATCGAAGCTTACCAGATGGATGACTTTTATCAGTCACTAGGTGTTAACGATCGTCCAGCATTAGCACTTGCCAACCAGGTCATGTATAAGCGAATCAATAATTACTTTATGAACCATGGTGTTTCGATCCTTGATCCAAGTCATACCTACATTGACGTGGACGTCAAGATTGGTCCGGACACCCTGATTGAACCAGGTGTTCGCATTCATAGCGGAACCGTCATCGGTAAGCATTGTGTGATCGGTGCTAATTCAGAAATTTTTAACTGTAAGTTACATGACCACGTTCACGTAATTTCATCATACTTACAGGATTCTGAAATGGATGAATATTCCAACATCGGTCCTTACAGTCACTTACGTCCAAAGGCTAAGATTGGTCCGCATGTTCACCTGGGTAACTTCGTTGAAGTTAAAGCCGCAACGATTGGTGCCGGAACCAAGGTTGGTCATCTGACCTACATTGGTAACGCTAAATTAGGCAAGAATATCAACGTTGGCTGTGGTGTGATCTTCTGTAATTACGATGGTGCTCATAAGCACACCAGTACCGTTGGCGATGACTCATTTATCGGTAGTAACAGTGATCTGATTGCACCGGTTCACTTAGCTGACCATACGTTCATCGCTGCCGGGACTAACGTCACCAAGGACGTCAATCAATACGACATGGCAATTGCCCGTTCCCGCCAGACTAATAAGCCAGGCTACTACAAGAAATTGCCTTACCGTGGATAA
- a CDS encoding IpaB/EvcA family protein, which produces MSDFKPNAQTQSLLNVVNRFFPGKVSVQFIGHQKSGFVRHDQSQAVQDGSNIMIQINDMSAPNYTASHELLHLLMVLRGFPQVFFSLTTGNQKLDVQLKAMGMELYDIIAHFVVVNEQRKHHLITTDIEKMYLKGVYSSIKPEPKGKIDNEMEVRLATLLDAIVFYGNLYPVVRPRLMKDFPVSLKAAEHLYKVVTEKPTDSPFGMRRNVVKLFKAYDAQLKKWGLPPLQNTAYTTLTSVFSIRQLNLQVHQLFNIYHSELNDAETNRRAYVGFSKTDGQNSFVIPEPKGKQKPELFIQQLYGKTVKDLFKALKMPFIVR; this is translated from the coding sequence ATGAGTGATTTTAAACCGAATGCCCAGACCCAGAGTTTACTTAACGTGGTAAACCGGTTCTTCCCAGGTAAAGTTTCAGTTCAATTTATCGGCCATCAAAAGAGTGGCTTTGTTCGCCATGACCAGTCCCAAGCTGTTCAGGATGGTAGCAACATCATGATTCAGATCAATGACATGAGTGCCCCAAATTACACGGCATCACACGAACTACTCCATTTATTAATGGTTCTTCGTGGTTTTCCGCAGGTCTTCTTCTCCTTAACGACTGGCAATCAGAAGTTAGATGTCCAGTTAAAGGCTATGGGAATGGAACTGTATGACATCATTGCCCACTTTGTCGTGGTCAATGAACAACGGAAGCACCACTTAATTACAACTGACATCGAAAAGATGTACTTAAAGGGTGTTTATTCTTCGATCAAGCCCGAACCAAAGGGTAAGATTGATAACGAAATGGAAGTTCGTCTGGCAACTCTATTGGATGCAATCGTCTTTTACGGCAATTTGTATCCAGTTGTTCGACCACGTTTAATGAAGGATTTTCCGGTTTCCTTAAAGGCTGCAGAACATTTATATAAAGTCGTTACTGAAAAGCCGACCGATTCACCATTCGGGATGCGCAGAAACGTTGTTAAGCTCTTTAAGGCCTATGATGCCCAGTTAAAGAAGTGGGGATTACCACCGTTACAAAATACCGCGTACACAACGTTGACTAGCGTCTTCTCGATTCGTCAGTTGAATTTACAGGTTCATCAGTTGTTCAACATCTATCATTCTGAATTAAACGATGCTGAAACTAACCGCCGTGCTTACGTTGGCTTTAGTAAGACGGATGGCCAGAACTCATTTGTAATTCCTGAACCAAAAGGGAAACAGAAGCCGGAACTATTTATCCAGCAGTTATACGGAAAGACGGTCAAGGACTTATTCAAAGCCTTAAAGATGCCGTTCATCGTCCGTTAA
- a CDS encoding DUF1934 domain-containing protein yields MFNDDVAAGSAEQPVEIHLATTIEQAGDVSNYNFDVDGKLFQIGDTIYLRFMEDDNHDGHGVPVTIRINANGHVKLTRAGENKLQLDFIQGKRVEARYQTPYGLLPIETVTPNLDIQYQNQPLSGNVMVDYNLYAQEQLLGRYQLRLQFTV; encoded by the coding sequence GTGTTTAACGATGATGTTGCAGCAGGCTCTGCTGAACAGCCCGTTGAGATTCATCTAGCCACCACCATTGAGCAGGCTGGTGATGTTTCAAATTACAACTTTGACGTTGACGGCAAACTATTTCAAATCGGAGACACCATTTACCTTCGCTTTATGGAAGACGATAATCATGATGGTCATGGTGTTCCAGTAACCATTCGTATTAACGCTAATGGCCACGTTAAGTTAACCCGAGCGGGCGAAAATAAACTCCAGCTTGACTTTATTCAGGGTAAACGGGTTGAAGCTCGCTACCAGACACCTTATGGTTTATTACCAATCGAAACGGTAACACCAAACTTAGATATTCAATATCAAAATCAGCCTTTGAGTGGTAACGTTATGGTTGATTATAATTTATACGCCCAGGAACAATTATTAGGCCGTTACCAATTGAGATTGCAATTTACCGTCTAA
- the rsmA gene encoding 16S rRNA (adenine(1518)-N(6)/adenine(1519)-N(6))-dimethyltransferase RsmA, with the protein MNNIPAIATPSRTSGILNRHHLKAKHSLGQNFLIDLNVLREIMDAANLTADDDVIEIGPGIGGLTEQLAQRAHKVIAFEIDSHLIPILHETLSQYHNVKIINQDILKANLPKIIKNDFDSSRKVKIVANLPYYITTPIIVELMKSNARFSSIAVTMQKEVAERVSAKPGSKTFGAISVLIQYLNNVKITNLIPKTAFYPSPKVTSAIVRLTRRHDVKTKVFEDDAFAGFVRGCFAHRRKTFQNNLKSLFGKDARPVIKKVLTQEKVNPMLRPEKLSVETYVKLANAFHQVGLL; encoded by the coding sequence ATGAATAACATTCCCGCAATCGCCACGCCGTCTAGAACCAGTGGCATTTTAAATCGACATCACTTAAAAGCTAAACATAGTTTAGGCCAGAACTTCTTAATTGACCTTAACGTCTTACGTGAGATTATGGACGCTGCTAACTTAACGGCTGATGACGACGTGATCGAAATTGGTCCCGGGATCGGTGGCTTGACTGAACAGTTAGCTCAGCGTGCTCATAAGGTGATTGCGTTTGAAATCGATTCGCATTTGATTCCAATCCTGCACGAAACGTTGAGTCAGTACCATAACGTTAAGATCATTAATCAGGATATTTTAAAGGCTAACTTACCGAAGATTATTAAAAACGACTTCGATAGTTCTCGCAAAGTAAAGATCGTCGCTAACTTGCCGTATTACATTACAACGCCGATCATCGTGGAATTGATGAAGAGTAACGCTCGCTTTAGTTCGATCGCCGTAACGATGCAGAAGGAAGTTGCCGAACGGGTATCCGCTAAACCGGGTAGCAAGACCTTTGGTGCAATTTCAGTTTTGATTCAATATCTGAATAACGTTAAGATCACGAATTTAATTCCAAAGACTGCGTTTTATCCAAGTCCTAAGGTGACGTCAGCGATCGTTCGTTTAACTCGTCGCCACGACGTTAAGACGAAAGTGTTCGAGGATGATGCCTTTGCCGGCTTCGTCAGGGGATGCTTTGCCCATCGCCGGAAGACTTTCCAGAACAACCTGAAGAGTCTGTTTGGTAAAGACGCTCGTCCAGTCATTAAGAAAGTCTTGACTCAGGAAAAGGTCAACCCGATGTTACGTCCCGAAAAGTTATCGGTTGAGACTTACGTAAAATTAGCCAACGCGTTTCATCAGGTGGGCCTGTTATAG
- the metG gene encoding methionine--tRNA ligase, whose protein sequence is MHMSKPTFYITTPIYYPSGRLHIGNSYTTIACDALARYKRARGYDVFFLTGTDEHGQKIEQKAEKKHMKPQAYVDKMAAYIKNLWKKLDISNNKFIRTTDDYHVKAVQKIFQKLQDQGDIYLGEYKGWYSVSDEEYFTDTQLAEVYRDKNGKIIGGKAPSGHEVQLVHEPCYFFKMSKYAGWLLKYYKEHPDFIEPHSRMNEMVNNFIKPGLQDLAVSRTSFHWGVPVKSNPKHVVYVWIDALSNYITALGYGSKDDHLFKKFWPADIHMVGKEIVRFHAIYWPIILHALGLALPKHIIGHGWLLMKNSKMSKSLGNVIYPEDLINRYGLDATRYYLLDAVPFGNDGSFSPEDFVDRVNYDLANDLGNLLNRTISMINKYEGGIVPKYQAGVTKYDAELEKVAQDSVKAYQKDMDNYGRFQDAIADVWTLVRHTNKYIDETQPWKLAKSDDDKAQLDAVMAHLAASLRLIALLISPFMTQAPKRIFKQLGLKWQTVDLNDPKLSDLPANSHVIKKGVPIFPRLDKKTEVKYIQSCMTKSDKQKGRKAQAAAAKKEEAANKDKFSPENTKLNLTKKQVRFDKFEKIELKVAEIKAVSKLKGADKLLKFTLDAGDHGYRQILSGIAKWYPDPSKLVGKKAIIVSNLKPRKMRGAISQGMLLSVQHPDGKVELVTVPNHLENGLILQ, encoded by the coding sequence ATTCATATGAGTAAACCAACATTTTATATTACGACCCCGATTTATTATCCGTCGGGTCGTTTACATATCGGTAATTCTTACACCACGATCGCCTGTGACGCATTAGCTCGTTACAAACGAGCTCGTGGCTATGATGTTTTCTTTCTGACCGGTACTGATGAACATGGTCAGAAGATCGAACAAAAAGCTGAAAAAAAGCATATGAAACCGCAAGCTTACGTTGATAAGATGGCGGCATATATTAAGAACCTTTGGAAGAAATTGGACATTTCAAATAATAAGTTTATTCGAACCACTGATGACTACCACGTCAAAGCCGTTCAGAAGATCTTCCAGAAGTTACAGGATCAGGGTGATATCTACCTTGGTGAATATAAAGGCTGGTACTCGGTATCCGATGAAGAATACTTTACTGATACCCAGTTAGCCGAAGTTTACCGTGATAAAAACGGTAAGATCATCGGTGGTAAAGCACCGAGTGGTCATGAAGTTCAGTTGGTTCACGAACCTTGCTATTTCTTTAAGATGAGCAAGTACGCCGGCTGGCTTCTTAAGTACTATAAAGAACATCCCGACTTTATCGAACCTCATTCTCGAATGAACGAAATGGTTAATAACTTCATCAAGCCGGGCTTACAGGACTTAGCCGTATCACGAACCTCATTCCACTGGGGCGTTCCGGTTAAATCTAATCCAAAGCACGTGGTCTACGTCTGGATCGATGCCCTGTCCAACTATATTACTGCATTGGGCTACGGCAGTAAGGATGATCATTTATTCAAGAAGTTCTGGCCTGCTGATATCCACATGGTTGGTAAAGAAATCGTTCGTTTTCATGCCATTTACTGGCCAATTATCTTACATGCTTTAGGTTTAGCATTACCAAAGCACATCATCGGCCATGGCTGGTTATTGATGAAGAACAGCAAGATGTCCAAGTCATTAGGTAACGTCATCTACCCAGAAGACTTGATTAATCGTTACGGCTTAGATGCCACCCGTTACTACTTATTGGACGCCGTGCCGTTCGGTAATGATGGTAGCTTCTCACCGGAAGACTTCGTTGATCGTGTTAACTATGATTTAGCTAATGATTTAGGTAACTTATTGAACCGAACTATTTCCATGATTAACAAGTACGAAGGTGGCATTGTTCCTAAGTACCAAGCTGGTGTTACTAAATACGACGCTGAATTAGAAAAGGTTGCTCAAGATTCAGTTAAGGCTTATCAGAAAGACATGGATAACTACGGTCGTTTCCAAGACGCCATCGCTGACGTTTGGACCTTAGTTCGCCACACTAATAAGTACATTGATGAAACCCAGCCATGGAAATTGGCTAAATCAGACGATGATAAGGCTCAATTAGATGCCGTAATGGCTCACTTAGCCGCTAGTTTACGTTTAATCGCTTTATTGATTAGTCCGTTTATGACTCAAGCACCAAAGCGAATCTTTAAGCAGTTAGGCCTTAAGTGGCAAACGGTTGACTTGAACGATCCTAAGTTATCGGACTTACCAGCTAACAGTCACGTCATCAAGAAGGGTGTTCCGATCTTCCCACGTCTAGATAAGAAGACCGAAGTTAAATACATCCAATCTTGTATGACCAAATCTGATAAGCAGAAGGGTCGTAAGGCTCAGGCTGCTGCAGCCAAGAAAGAAGAAGCTGCTAATAAAGATAAGTTCAGCCCAGAAAACACTAAGCTGAATTTAACTAAGAAACAGGTTCGTTTCGATAAATTCGAAAAGATCGAATTAAAGGTTGCTGAAATCAAGGCCGTTTCAAAGCTAAAGGGTGCCGATAAATTACTGAAGTTTACTTTAGATGCCGGTGACCATGGCTATCGTCAGATCCTGTCAGGGATTGCTAAGTGGTATCCAGATCCAAGTAAACTGGTCGGTAAGAAAGCAATTATCGTATCCAACCTGAAACCACGGAAGATGCGTGGTGCCATCAGTCAGGGTATGCTGTTATCAGTTCAGCATCCGGATGGCAAGGTTGAACTAGTTACCGTTCCTAATCATTTAGAAAATGGTTTGATCTTACAATAA
- a CDS encoding TatD family hydrolase: MRLFDSHTHLNDTPFQGHVKHYIEHAHKLGVQKMCIAGSNEQMNDSALKIAHQYPGVYAIIGWHPEELKNYNADQEAKLKRQLHDPAVVGVGEIGLDYYENQTKHALQKKVFAKQIEFAKAMHLPVQIHTRRAFQDTYDILKAEHVEQIGGVIHSFDGNPYWVKKFLSLGMDVSYSGIASFTSAHDVHDAVKMTPLSRMLVETDAPCLAPMPYRGHQNEPANVLYTVEAVARLKDTTPDKIAEPTYENACRLFGIEY; encoded by the coding sequence ATGCGACTTTTCGACTCGCATACTCATTTAAATGACACGCCGTTCCAGGGTCACGTTAAGCACTACATTGAACACGCTCATAAGTTGGGTGTTCAGAAAATGTGCATTGCGGGATCTAACGAACAGATGAACGACAGTGCTTTAAAGATCGCTCATCAATATCCAGGCGTTTACGCCATTATCGGCTGGCATCCCGAAGAACTAAAGAACTATAACGCTGACCAGGAAGCTAAGTTAAAACGTCAGCTTCATGATCCAGCCGTTGTCGGGGTTGGTGAGATTGGCCTTGATTATTACGAAAACCAGACTAAGCACGCTCTCCAGAAAAAGGTCTTTGCTAAACAGATCGAATTTGCGAAAGCCATGCATTTACCGGTTCAGATTCATACCCGTCGTGCGTTTCAAGATACTTATGACATCTTGAAGGCTGAACACGTTGAACAGATTGGTGGTGTCATCCATAGCTTCGACGGTAATCCGTACTGGGTTAAGAAATTCTTAAGCCTTGGAATGGATGTTTCATATAGTGGGATTGCCAGTTTTACAAGTGCTCACGACGTTCACGATGCCGTTAAGATGACACCGTTGAGCCGGATGTTGGTTGAAACCGATGCCCCGTGTTTGGCACCGATGCCATACCGTGGCCATCAGAACGAACCGGCTAACGTGCTGTATACTGTTGAAGCCGTTGCCCGGTTAAAAGACACGACTCCTGATAAGATTGCTGAACCGACGTACGAAAACGCATGTCGCTTATTTGGGATCGAGTATTGA